GCGAACTGGTTGGACAGGTGGTCGCTGGACGGCGGGCCGTACACCGACGGGCCGTATGCACGGGCGGTGTCCACCAGTCCGGTGCCGGTCAGCATCCGCGGCGGTGCCAGCGGGAACGTGAACGGCAGCACCAGCGCGGCCGTGGTGACGACCGCGAGGACCCGGCGGGCCCACACGTAGTGCGCGGGCCGCCTGAGGTACAGCCAGGCCAGGAAGGCGAGCGTCGCCGGGAAGTGGACCGTGGCGTAGTAGGTGTTCGCCAGGCGGACGAGGGTGTCGCCGTGCAGCAGTGCGGACTGCACGGCGTTCTCGCGGGGGAGATGCAGCGCCCGTTCCAGGTCCCATACGCGATGGGCGTTGTGGAAGGCGTTCCCGGTGTGGCCCGTGGCCAGCTGTCGGCCGAGCTTGTAGACGAGGAAGAGTCCCGCGACCAGCAGAAGCTCACGTATGAGCGCCGGGCGCGCTATCGCGTCCGGCGGCTCCGCTGCTGCCTCTGCAGGCTCGG
The genomic region above belongs to Streptomyces sp. CG1 and contains:
- a CDS encoding phosphatase PAP2 family protein; the protein is MNARTEPAEAAAEPPDAIARPALIRELLLVAGLFLVYKLGRQLATGHTGNAFHNAHRVWDLERALHLPRENAVQSALLHGDTLVRLANTYYATVHFPATLAFLAWLYLRRPAHYVWARRVLAVVTTAALVLPFTFPLAPPRMLTGTGLVDTARAYGPSVYGPPSSDHLSNQFAAMPSLHFGWALMVAIGLIVATRSRWRLLWLLHPLITLLVIVGTANHYWLDAIVATAMLGVALALIRPPQRTAGPADRGAGRLAPRERVLVGAGR